Proteins from a single region of Streptomyces vinaceus:
- the alaS gene encoding alanine--tRNA ligase, whose amino-acid sequence MESAEIRRRWLSFFEERGHAVVPSASLIADDPTLLLVNAGMVPFKPYFLGETKPPAPRATSVQKCVRTPDIEEVGKTTRHGTFFQMCGNFSFGDYFKEGAIKYAWELLTSSVADGGYGLEPEKLWITVYLDDDEAETIWRDVIGVPAERIQRLGKKDNFWSMGVPGPCGPCSEINYDRGPEFGVEGGPAVNDERYVEIWNLVFMQYERGAGDGKEDFPILGDLPSKNIDTGLGLERLAMILQGVQNMYETDTLRVVMDKATELTGVQYGAAQNTDVSMRVVADHIRTSVMLIGDGVTPGNEGRGYVLRRIMRRAIRNMRLMGATGPVVQDLVDVVINTMGQQYPELVTDRKRIETVALAEEAAFLKAVKGGTNILDTAVTETKAAGGTVLSGDKAFLLHDTWGFPIDLTLEMAAEQGLSVDEPGFRRLMQEQRDRAKADAKAKKTGHADVSSYREIADSAGATEFTGYATNQGESTIVGLLVNGVPAPAASEGDDVEVVLDRTPFYAEGGGQLADQGRIKLDSGAVIVVRDVQQPVPGVSVHKGSVQVGEVTVGASAYAAIDVNRRRAIARAHSATHLTHQALRDALGPTAAQAGSENSPGRFRFDFGSPNAVPGTVLTDVEQKINDVLSRELDVTAEIMSIDEAKKQGAIAEFGEKYGERVRVVTIGDFSKELCGGTHVANTAQLGLVKLLGESSIGSGVRRVEALVGVDAYNFLAKEHTVVAQLQELVKGRPEELPEKIASMLGKLKDAEKEIEKFRAEKVLQAAAGLAENAQDIKGVALVVGTVPDGTGADDLRKLVLDVRGRIQGDRPAVVALFTTANDRPLTVIATNEAARERGLKAGDLVRTAAKTLGGGGGGKPDVAQGGGQNPAAIPDAIAAVERLVVETA is encoded by the coding sequence ATGGAGTCGGCTGAAATCCGCCGCCGCTGGCTGAGCTTCTTCGAGGAGCGCGGTCACGCCGTTGTCCCTTCGGCGTCGCTCATCGCGGACGACCCGACTCTGCTGCTGGTCAACGCGGGCATGGTCCCGTTCAAGCCGTACTTCCTCGGTGAGACCAAGCCCCCGGCCCCCCGGGCCACCAGCGTGCAGAAGTGCGTCCGTACGCCGGACATCGAAGAGGTCGGCAAGACCACCCGCCACGGCACGTTCTTCCAGATGTGCGGCAACTTCTCCTTCGGCGACTACTTCAAGGAAGGCGCCATCAAGTACGCCTGGGAGCTGCTCACCAGCTCCGTGGCGGACGGCGGCTACGGCCTGGAGCCGGAGAAGCTCTGGATCACCGTCTACCTCGACGACGACGAGGCCGAGACGATCTGGCGCGACGTGATCGGCGTACCCGCCGAGCGCATCCAGCGCCTGGGCAAGAAGGACAACTTCTGGTCCATGGGCGTCCCCGGCCCCTGCGGCCCGTGCTCGGAGATCAACTACGACCGCGGACCCGAGTTCGGCGTCGAGGGCGGCCCGGCCGTCAACGACGAGCGCTACGTGGAGATCTGGAACCTGGTCTTCATGCAGTACGAGCGCGGCGCCGGCGACGGGAAGGAAGACTTCCCGATCCTCGGTGACCTGCCGTCGAAGAACATCGACACCGGTCTCGGCCTCGAACGCCTCGCGATGATCCTGCAGGGCGTGCAGAACATGTACGAGACCGACACCCTGCGCGTGGTCATGGACAAGGCCACCGAGCTGACCGGCGTGCAGTACGGCGCCGCCCAGAACACCGACGTCTCGATGCGCGTGGTCGCCGACCACATCCGCACCTCCGTCATGCTCATCGGCGACGGGGTCACCCCCGGCAACGAGGGCCGCGGCTACGTGCTGCGCCGCATCATGCGCCGCGCCATCCGCAACATGCGCCTCATGGGCGCCACCGGCCCGGTCGTCCAGGACCTCGTCGACGTCGTGATCAACACGATGGGGCAGCAGTACCCGGAGCTGGTCACCGACCGCAAGCGCATCGAGACCGTCGCGCTCGCCGAGGAGGCCGCCTTCCTCAAGGCCGTCAAGGGCGGCACGAACATCCTCGACACCGCCGTGACCGAGACCAAGGCCGCCGGCGGCACGGTCCTCTCCGGCGACAAGGCGTTCCTGCTCCACGACACCTGGGGCTTCCCGATCGACCTCACCCTGGAGATGGCCGCCGAACAGGGCCTCTCCGTGGACGAGCCCGGCTTCCGCCGCCTGATGCAGGAGCAGCGCGACCGGGCCAAGGCCGACGCCAAGGCCAAGAAGACCGGCCACGCCGACGTCTCCTCGTACCGCGAGATCGCCGACAGCGCCGGCGCCACCGAGTTCACCGGCTACGCCACCAACCAGGGCGAGTCCACCATCGTCGGCCTCCTGGTCAACGGCGTCCCCGCGCCCGCCGCCTCCGAGGGCGACGACGTCGAGGTAGTCCTCGACCGCACCCCGTTCTACGCCGAGGGCGGCGGCCAGCTCGCCGACCAGGGCCGGATCAAGCTCGACTCGGGCGCCGTCATCGTCGTCCGCGACGTGCAGCAGCCGGTCCCGGGCGTCTCCGTGCACAAGGGTTCGGTCCAGGTCGGCGAGGTGACCGTGGGCGCTTCCGCCTACGCCGCCATCGACGTGAACCGCCGCCGGGCCATCGCCCGCGCCCACTCGGCCACGCACCTGACCCACCAGGCGCTGCGCGACGCCCTCGGCCCGACGGCCGCCCAGGCCGGTTCCGAGAACTCGCCCGGCCGCTTCCGCTTCGACTTCGGCTCGCCGAACGCCGTCCCCGGCACGGTCCTCACCGACGTCGAGCAGAAGATCAACGACGTGCTCTCGCGCGAGCTCGACGTCACCGCCGAGATCATGAGCATCGACGAGGCGAAGAAGCAGGGCGCCATCGCCGAGTTCGGCGAGAAGTACGGCGAGCGCGTGCGCGTCGTGACCATCGGCGACTTCTCCAAGGAGCTGTGCGGCGGTACGCACGTCGCCAACACCGCCCAGCTGGGCCTGGTGAAGCTGCTGGGCGAGTCCTCCATCGGCTCCGGCGTACGCCGCGTCGAGGCCCTCGTGGGCGTGGACGCGTACAACTTCCTCGCCAAGGAGCACACGGTCGTCGCCCAGCTCCAGGAGCTGGTCAAGGGCCGTCCGGAGGAGCTGCCGGAGAAGATCGCCTCCATGCTCGGCAAGCTGAAGGACGCCGAGAAGGAGATCGAGAAGTTCCGCGCGGAGAAGGTCCTCCAGGCCGCCGCCGGTCTCGCCGAGAACGCCCAGGACATCAAGGGCGTCGCCCTCGTCGTCGGTACCGTCCCGGACGGCACCGGCGCCGACGACCTGCGCAAGCTGGTCCTCGACGTCCGCGGACGCATCCAGGGAGACCGCCCGGCCGTCGTGGCCCTGTTCACCACGGCGAACGACCGCCCGCTGACCGTCATCGCCACCAACGAGGCCGCCCGCGAGCGCGGTCTCAAGGCCGGCGACCTGGTCCGTACCGCCGCCAAGACCCTCGGCGGCGGCGGTGGCGGCAAGCCGGACGTGGCCCAGGGAGGCGGCCAGAACCCGGCCGCGATCCCGGACGCCATCGCCGCGGTCGAGCGCCTCGTCGTCGAGACGGCCTGA
- the ruvX gene encoding Holliday junction resolvase RuvX, with the protein MTLRRGRRLAIDVGDARIGVASCDPDGVLATPVETVPGRDVPFAHRRLRQLVEEYEPLEVVVGLPRSLSGREGPAAAKVRAFAKELAKGIKPVTVRLVDERMTTVTAAQGLRASGRNAKKGRSVIDQAAAVVILQNALETERVSGNPPGECVEVVV; encoded by the coding sequence ATGACGCTGCGCCGTGGCCGCCGTCTCGCCATCGACGTCGGGGACGCCCGGATCGGGGTCGCCTCGTGCGACCCCGACGGGGTCCTCGCCACACCGGTGGAAACCGTTCCGGGCCGGGACGTCCCCTTCGCCCACCGGCGGCTGCGGCAGCTCGTCGAGGAGTACGAACCCCTCGAAGTCGTGGTCGGCCTCCCCCGCTCGCTCAGCGGGCGGGAGGGGCCGGCCGCGGCCAAGGTGCGGGCCTTCGCCAAGGAACTCGCCAAGGGCATCAAGCCGGTGACGGTCCGTCTGGTGGACGAGCGGATGACCACGGTCACCGCCGCCCAGGGGCTGCGGGCCTCGGGGCGGAACGCCAAGAAGGGCCGTTCGGTGATCGACCAGGCGGCCGCGGTGGTGATCCTTCAGAACGCTCTTGAGACCGAACGGGTATCAGGTAATCCGCCCGGAGAGTGCGTCGAAGTGGTTGTCTGA
- the mltG gene encoding endolytic transglycosylase MltG codes for MTEYGRGRGPEPWHPEDPLYGDNGWTGHEAQQAQMPYAGGPQQQQYPQEPQYQQDPQYQQQPQYQDPQYQQDPQYQQQQYGQQGQYPDQQQGYAPQQPHQAHQQLYQQQPQQPVYDGQGQGQGWDTGQVQAQAQVQAQAQYAAVPQADPYLGADPYAQQPVGGYPGEAPDLYGTPEAYPPPQPPGRRHLVTEPEPEPELSAEPADEDAAALPGEDDGPETPGGGGRRGRSKDKKPKGRNGAACLIAAVVIIGVLGGGGYYGLDYLKSKFSTGEDYAGEGEGSVTIDIPKGTGMGEMGRILKAHGVVKSADAFVAAAKANPKGGAIQAGSYTMKQHMSGKAAVDLMVGGAGVNALDVIPGWKTSQVYKAIDERLKLKEGTTKDVATKEAKNLGLPDWAANKDLKDPLEGFLYPARYDLSKDATPQSMLKQMVAKSNEAYESADVKGQASKLGLSSPLQLITVASLVQAEGKYQHDFDKISRVVYNRLKPGNTETYGLLDFDSTVNYMRGQSTLDVGSVNDLRKLDDPYNTYKIKGLPPGPIGSPGPDALKSAINPATGPWYYFVSVNENETLFAVTNEEHNRNRQKYEEERKKEGQ; via the coding sequence ATGACTGAGTATGGCCGGGGCCGTGGCCCCGAACCGTGGCACCCGGAGGACCCCCTGTACGGGGACAACGGGTGGACCGGGCACGAGGCCCAGCAGGCTCAGATGCCCTACGCCGGCGGCCCCCAGCAGCAGCAGTACCCGCAGGAGCCGCAGTACCAGCAGGATCCCCAGTACCAGCAGCAGCCGCAGTACCAGGACCCGCAGTACCAGCAGGACCCGCAGTACCAGCAGCAGCAGTACGGGCAGCAGGGCCAGTACCCGGACCAGCAGCAGGGCTATGCCCCGCAGCAGCCCCACCAGGCCCACCAGCAGCTCTACCAGCAGCAGCCCCAGCAGCCGGTGTACGACGGCCAGGGCCAGGGCCAGGGCTGGGACACCGGCCAGGTCCAGGCGCAGGCGCAGGTCCAGGCGCAGGCCCAGTACGCCGCCGTCCCGCAGGCGGACCCGTACCTCGGGGCGGACCCGTACGCCCAGCAGCCGGTCGGCGGCTATCCCGGCGAGGCCCCCGACCTCTACGGCACGCCCGAGGCCTACCCGCCGCCGCAGCCCCCGGGCCGGCGTCACCTGGTCACGGAGCCCGAGCCGGAGCCCGAGCTCTCCGCCGAGCCGGCCGACGAGGACGCCGCGGCCCTGCCCGGCGAGGACGACGGCCCCGAGACCCCGGGCGGCGGCGGACGGCGCGGCCGCTCCAAGGACAAGAAGCCCAAGGGACGCAACGGCGCGGCCTGCCTGATCGCCGCCGTCGTGATCATCGGCGTGCTCGGCGGTGGCGGCTACTACGGCCTGGACTACCTCAAGTCCAAGTTCAGCACCGGCGAGGACTACGCCGGCGAGGGCGAGGGCTCCGTCACCATCGACATCCCCAAGGGCACCGGCATGGGGGAGATGGGCCGCATCCTGAAGGCGCACGGCGTCGTCAAGAGCGCCGACGCGTTCGTCGCCGCCGCCAAGGCCAACCCCAAGGGCGGGGCCATCCAGGCCGGCTCCTACACGATGAAGCAGCACATGTCGGGCAAGGCGGCCGTCGACCTCATGGTGGGCGGCGCCGGCGTCAACGCGCTGGACGTCATCCCCGGCTGGAAGACCAGCCAGGTCTACAAGGCCATCGACGAGCGGCTCAAGCTCAAGGAGGGCACGACCAAGGACGTCGCCACCAAGGAGGCGAAGAACCTCGGTCTGCCCGACTGGGCCGCCAACAAGGACCTCAAGGACCCGCTGGAGGGCTTCCTCTACCCGGCCCGCTACGACCTGAGCAAGGACGCGACCCCGCAGTCGATGCTCAAGCAGATGGTGGCCAAGTCCAACGAGGCCTACGAGAGCGCGGACGTGAAGGGCCAGGCCTCCAAGCTGGGTCTGTCCAGCCCGCTGCAGCTCATCACCGTCGCGAGCCTCGTCCAGGCCGAGGGCAAGTACCAGCACGACTTCGACAAGATCTCCCGGGTCGTCTACAACCGGCTCAAGCCGGGCAACACGGAGACCTACGGTCTGCTCGACTTCGACTCGACGGTCAACTACATGCGGGGCCAGAGCACCCTGGACGTGGGTTCCGTCAACGACCTGCGCAAGCTCGACGACCCGTACAACACCTACAAGATCAAGGGCCTGCCGCCCGGACCGATCGGCAGCCCGGGCCCGGACGCGCTCAAGTCGGCGATCAACCCGGCCACCGGTCCCTGGTACTACTTCGTGTCGGTGAACGAGAACGAGACACTGTTCGCCGTGACCAACGAAGAGCACAACAGGAACCGCCAGAAGTACGAAGAGGAGAGGAAGAAGGAAGGGCAGTGA
- a CDS encoding shikimate dehydrogenase: protein MIRAAVLGSPIEHSLSPVLHRAAYQELGLDDWSYDRFEIDEDALPQFVAGLGPEWAGLSLTMPLKRAVIPLLDGISDTAASVEAVNTVVLTEDGRRLGDNTDIPGIVSALHERGVDRVERATILGAGATASSALAALARICSGEVTVYVRSKARADEMQEWGERLDVAVRTADWEDASEGLGAPLVIATTPARATDWLADRVPAGAGTLFDVLYDPWPTELAAAWSQRGGRLLGGLDLLVHQAVLQVEQMTGRHTAPLAAMRAAGEAALRSRH, encoded by the coding sequence GTGATACGCGCAGCCGTGCTCGGTTCACCGATCGAGCACTCCCTTTCACCGGTGCTCCACCGCGCCGCGTACCAGGAGCTCGGCCTCGACGACTGGTCGTACGACCGCTTCGAGATAGACGAGGACGCGCTCCCGCAGTTCGTCGCCGGGCTCGGCCCCGAGTGGGCCGGGCTGTCGCTGACGATGCCGCTCAAGCGCGCGGTCATCCCGCTGCTCGACGGCATCAGCGACACCGCCGCCTCCGTCGAGGCGGTCAACACCGTCGTCCTGACCGAGGACGGCCGCCGCCTGGGCGACAACACCGACATCCCCGGGATCGTCTCCGCGCTCCACGAGCGCGGGGTCGACCGGGTGGAACGCGCCACCATCCTCGGCGCCGGGGCCACGGCCTCCTCGGCCCTGGCCGCACTCGCCCGGATCTGCTCCGGCGAGGTCACGGTGTACGTCCGCTCCAAGGCCCGCGCCGACGAGATGCAGGAGTGGGGCGAGCGCCTCGACGTGGCCGTCCGTACGGCCGACTGGGAGGACGCCTCCGAGGGGCTCGGCGCGCCGCTGGTCATCGCGACGACCCCGGCGCGCGCCACGGACTGGCTGGCCGACCGGGTACCGGCCGGTGCGGGCACCCTCTTCGACGTCCTCTACGACCCGTGGCCGACCGAGCTCGCGGCGGCCTGGTCGCAGCGCGGCGGAAGGCTCCTGGGCGGTCTGGACCTCCTCGTCCACCAGGCGGTGCTCCAGGTCGAGCAGATGACCGGCCGCCACACCGCGCCGCTGGCCGCCATGCGGGCCGCGGGAGAGGCCGCGCTGCGCTCCCGCCACTGA
- the aroC gene encoding chorismate synthase produces MSRLRWLTAGESHGPALVATLEGLPAGVPVTTELVADHLARRRLGYGRGARMKFEQDEVTFLGGVRHGLSQGSPIAVMIGNTEWPKWETVMSADPVDPSLLKDTGRNAPLTRPRPGHADLAGMQKYGFDEARPILERASARETAARVALGAVARSFIKEVAGIEIVSHVVELASAKAPYGVYPTPADVEKLDADPVRCLDADASKAMVAEIDQAHKDGDTLGGVVEVLAYGVPVGLGSHVHWDRRLDARLAAALMGIQAIKGVEVGDGFDLARVPGSQAHDEIVSTPEGIKRTSGRSGGTEGGLTTGELLRVRAAMKPIATVPKALATIDVATGEAASAHHQRSDVCAVPAAGIVAEAMVALVLADAVVEKFGGDSVPETRRNVQSYLDNLQIR; encoded by the coding sequence TTGAGCAGGTTGCGTTGGCTGACCGCAGGAGAGTCGCACGGACCGGCACTGGTCGCGACGCTGGAGGGCCTTCCCGCCGGCGTTCCGGTCACCACCGAGCTGGTGGCCGACCACCTGGCCCGGCGCCGGCTCGGCTATGGCCGCGGTGCCCGGATGAAGTTCGAGCAGGACGAGGTCACCTTCCTCGGCGGCGTGCGCCACGGGCTGTCCCAGGGCTCCCCGATCGCCGTCATGATCGGCAACACCGAGTGGCCGAAGTGGGAGACCGTCATGTCGGCCGACCCGGTCGACCCGTCGCTGCTCAAGGACACCGGCCGCAACGCGCCGCTGACCCGTCCGCGCCCGGGCCACGCCGACCTGGCGGGCATGCAGAAGTACGGCTTCGACGAGGCCCGGCCGATCCTGGAGCGCGCGAGCGCCCGTGAGACCGCCGCCCGCGTCGCCCTCGGCGCCGTCGCCCGCTCCTTCATCAAGGAGGTCGCGGGCATCGAGATCGTCTCGCACGTGGTGGAGCTGGCCTCGGCCAAGGCCCCCTACGGCGTCTACCCGACCCCCGCCGACGTGGAGAAGCTGGACGCCGACCCGGTGCGCTGCCTCGACGCGGACGCCTCGAAGGCGATGGTCGCGGAGATCGACCAGGCCCACAAGGACGGCGACACCCTCGGCGGCGTCGTCGAGGTCCTCGCGTACGGGGTCCCGGTCGGCCTCGGCTCGCACGTGCACTGGGACCGCCGCCTGGACGCGCGCCTCGCGGCCGCGCTGATGGGCATCCAGGCGATCAAGGGCGTCGAGGTCGGCGACGGCTTCGACCTGGCCCGCGTCCCCGGCTCGCAGGCGCACGACGAGATCGTCTCCACCCCCGAGGGCATCAAGCGCACCTCCGGCCGCTCCGGCGGCACCGAGGGCGGTCTGACCACCGGTGAGCTGCTGCGCGTACGCGCCGCCATGAAGCCCATCGCGACGGTCCCGAAGGCGCTCGCCACGATCGACGTGGCCACCGGTGAGGCCGCCTCCGCCCACCACCAGCGCTCCGACGTCTGCGCCGTCCCCGCGGCGGGCATCGTCGCCGAGGCGATGGTCGCCCTCGTCCTCGCGGACGCGGTCGTGGAGAAGTTCGGCGGCGACTCGGTGCCCGAGACCCGGCGCAACGTGCAGTCGTACCTCGACAACCTGCAGATCCGGTGA
- a CDS encoding shikimate kinase yields MTGGPLVVLVGPMGSGKSTVGALLAERLGVPYRDTDADIVAAQGREISDLFVDEGEPYFRELERQAVAAAVAEHTGVLALGGGAVLDAGTRELLAGLPVAYLSMDVEEAVRRVGLGQARPLLAVNPRRQWRELMEARRPLYTEVARVVVATDDRTPEEVAQAVLDALELKDV; encoded by the coding sequence GTGACGGGCGGACCACTGGTCGTCCTCGTCGGGCCCATGGGGTCCGGCAAGTCCACGGTGGGGGCGCTGCTGGCCGAGCGGCTGGGCGTCCCCTACCGGGACACCGACGCCGACATCGTCGCGGCCCAGGGCCGCGAGATCTCGGACCTCTTCGTCGACGAGGGCGAGCCGTACTTCCGCGAGCTGGAGCGGCAGGCGGTCGCCGCCGCCGTCGCCGAGCACACCGGAGTCCTCGCCCTGGGCGGCGGCGCCGTCCTCGACGCGGGCACCCGGGAGCTGCTGGCCGGTCTGCCCGTCGCCTATCTGTCGATGGACGTCGAGGAAGCCGTCCGGCGCGTCGGGCTGGGCCAGGCACGCCCGCTGCTCGCCGTCAACCCGCGCCGCCAGTGGCGCGAGCTGATGGAGGCCCGCCGCCCCCTGTACACCGAAGTCGCGCGCGTCGTGGTGGCCACCGACGACCGCACCCCCGAAGAGGTCGCCCAGGCGGTCCTCGACGCTCTGGAGTTGAAGGACGTATGA
- the aroB gene encoding 3-dehydroquinate synthase — protein MTDQVTRIQVGASAGHDAYDVLVGRQLLGELGGLIGAKAQRVAVIHPEALASTGEALRDDLAEQGYEAVAIQVPNAEEAKTVEVAAYCWKALGQSGFTRTDVIVGVGGGATTDLAGFVAASWLRGVRWIAVPTTVLAMVDAAVGGKTGINTAEGKNLVGAFHPPAGVLCDLAALDSLPVNDYVSGLAEIIKAGFISDPAILDLIEADPAAARTPEGPHTAELIVRSIQVKADVVSSDLKESGLREILNYGHTLAHAIEKNERYKWRHGAAVSVGMVFAAELGRLAGRLDDATADRHREILAAVGLPLTYRGDQWPKLLQTMQVDKKSRGNLLRFIVLDGLAKPTVLEGPDPAHLIAAYGEVSA, from the coding sequence ATGACAGACCAGGTGACGCGCATCCAGGTCGGCGCCAGCGCCGGACACGACGCGTACGACGTGCTGGTGGGCCGGCAGCTCCTCGGCGAGCTGGGCGGCCTGATCGGTGCGAAGGCCCAGCGGGTCGCCGTGATCCACCCCGAGGCGCTGGCCTCGACCGGCGAGGCGCTGCGCGACGACCTGGCCGAGCAGGGCTACGAGGCGGTCGCCATCCAGGTGCCGAACGCCGAGGAGGCCAAGACCGTCGAGGTCGCGGCGTACTGCTGGAAGGCGCTCGGCCAGTCCGGGTTCACCCGCACCGACGTGATCGTCGGCGTCGGCGGCGGGGCCACGACCGACCTCGCGGGCTTCGTCGCGGCCTCCTGGCTGCGCGGGGTGCGCTGGATCGCCGTCCCGACCACCGTCCTGGCGATGGTGGACGCGGCCGTCGGCGGCAAGACCGGCATCAACACCGCCGAGGGCAAGAACCTGGTCGGCGCCTTCCACCCGCCGGCCGGCGTGCTGTGCGACCTGGCGGCGCTGGACTCGCTGCCGGTCAACGACTACGTCAGCGGCCTCGCCGAGATCATCAAGGCCGGATTCATCTCCGACCCGGCGATCCTCGACCTCATCGAGGCGGACCCGGCGGCGGCCCGTACGCCCGAGGGCCCGCACACGGCGGAACTCATCGTGCGCTCGATCCAGGTCAAGGCGGACGTCGTCTCCAGCGACCTGAAGGAATCGGGACTGCGGGAGATCCTCAACTACGGGCACACGCTCGCGCACGCCATCGAGAAGAACGAGCGCTACAAGTGGCGCCACGGTGCGGCAGTCTCGGTGGGCATGGTCTTCGCGGCCGAGCTCGGCCGGCTCGCGGGCCGGCTCGACGACGCCACGGCCGACCGGCACCGGGAGATCCTGGCCGCAGTCGGGCTGCCGCTGACCTACCGCGGCGACCAGTGGCCCAAGCTGCTCCAGACCATGCAGGTCGACAAGAAGTCCCGCGGCAACCTGCTGCGCTTCATCGTCCTCGACGGCCTGGCCAAGCCCACCGTCCTGGAGGGCCCCGACCCGGCGCACCTGATCGCGGCGTACGGCGAGGTGTCCGCGTGA
- the aroQ gene encoding type II 3-dehydroquinate dehydratase, with amino-acid sequence MNRKVLVLNGPNLGRLGSREPDVYGATSYAGLVESCRALGEELGFDVEVRETNDEGAIVRWLHEAADGKIPVVINPGAFTHYSYAMRDAAAQRTAPLIEVHISNPYAREEFRHTSVIASVATGTVAGFGIGSYRLALRALADEVAL; translated from the coding sequence GTGAACCGCAAGGTGCTGGTCCTGAACGGGCCGAACCTGGGCCGGCTCGGCTCGCGCGAGCCCGACGTGTACGGGGCCACCTCGTACGCCGGGCTCGTCGAGAGCTGCCGCGCGCTCGGCGAGGAGCTCGGCTTCGACGTCGAGGTCCGCGAGACCAACGACGAGGGCGCGATCGTGCGCTGGCTGCACGAGGCGGCGGACGGCAAGATCCCGGTCGTGATCAACCCGGGCGCCTTCACGCACTACTCGTACGCCATGCGGGACGCGGCGGCCCAGCGCACCGCGCCGCTGATCGAGGTGCACATCTCGAACCCGTACGCGCGCGAGGAGTTCCGGCACACCTCGGTCATCGCCTCGGTGGCCACGGGCACGGTGGCGGGCTTCGGCATCGGCTCGTACCGGCTGGCGCTGCGCGCGCTGGCGGACGAGGTCGCACTCTGA
- a CDS encoding AAA family ATPase: protein MQQGVGGGAGWGQPGHHAAVPPQPPVPPAQGWPVPAPPAAPPHAHAPRHASPPPGPEATGHIPLPPAASGTGGATLAVLLIGPAGAGKTTVARHWASTRSVPTAHVSLDDVREWVCSGFADPQAGWNDHSEAQYRLARRTCGFAARNFLANGISCILDDAVFPDRPVVGLGGWKRHVGPALLPVVLLPGLEIVLERNAARSGNRRLSDEEVARIHGRMAGWYGSGLPIIDNSDLDVEATSRALDEALARSLTTPAF from the coding sequence ATGCAGCAAGGAGTGGGGGGCGGCGCGGGCTGGGGGCAGCCGGGACATCATGCGGCCGTGCCCCCGCAGCCGCCCGTACCCCCTGCACAGGGATGGCCGGTCCCGGCGCCGCCGGCCGCACCGCCGCACGCGCACGCACCCCGGCACGCGTCGCCGCCGCCCGGCCCCGAGGCCACGGGGCACATTCCGCTCCCGCCCGCGGCGAGCGGGACCGGCGGGGCGACGCTGGCCGTACTGCTGATCGGCCCGGCGGGCGCCGGGAAGACCACCGTGGCCCGGCACTGGGCGAGCACCCGCTCCGTGCCCACCGCGCACGTCAGCCTGGACGACGTCCGGGAGTGGGTGTGCTCGGGCTTCGCGGACCCGCAGGCGGGCTGGAACGACCACTCCGAGGCCCAGTACCGGCTGGCCCGGCGCACCTGCGGCTTCGCCGCCCGCAACTTCCTGGCCAACGGGATCTCCTGCATCCTCGACGACGCCGTCTTCCCGGACCGCCCCGTGGTGGGCCTGGGCGGCTGGAAGCGGCACGTGGGCCCCGCCCTGCTGCCCGTCGTCCTCCTGCCCGGTCTGGAGATCGTCCTGGAGCGCAACGCCGCCCGCTCGGGCAACCGGCGCCTCTCGGACGAGGAGGTCGCGCGCATCCACGGCCGCATGGCGGGCTGGTACGGCTCGGGGCTGCCGATCATCGACAACTCGGACCTGGACGTGGAGGCCACCTCCCGGGCCCTGGACGAGGCACTGGCGCGCAGCCTGACCACCCCCGCCTTCTAA
- a CDS encoding VOC family protein, translated as MSTSPTQGIQTVLHPVSDLAAAKDVYTALLGVAPSTDEPYYVGYEAGGQQIGLVPGGAEQGMTAPVVHWHVRDIEAKLAEVTAAGAKVKDGTRDVGGGRLVATFTDPDGNVLGLIQDR; from the coding sequence ATGAGCACCTCTCCCACCCAGGGAATCCAGACCGTCCTGCACCCCGTCTCGGACCTGGCCGCCGCCAAGGACGTGTACACCGCGCTGCTCGGCGTCGCGCCGAGCACCGACGAGCCGTACTACGTCGGCTACGAGGCCGGCGGCCAGCAGATCGGGCTCGTGCCCGGCGGCGCCGAGCAGGGCATGACCGCGCCGGTGGTCCACTGGCACGTACGGGACATCGAGGCGAAGCTCGCCGAGGTGACCGCCGCCGGGGCCAAGGTCAAGGACGGCACGCGCGACGTCGGCGGCGGCCGCCTGGTGGCCACCTTCACCGACCCCGACGGCAACGTCCTCGGGCTGATCCAGGACCGCTGA